A stretch of Arthrobacter sunyaminii DNA encodes these proteins:
- a CDS encoding class E sortase: protein MSRREAHAPVGSHGARNRRQGRSPGQWIIQILGELLITLGLLLVLYVVWELWWTNIDANRKQDQAVGNLFAEFDGPVEPVPEPAADNPDYGDPAVLPAIEEEGRTFAVVYIPRFGETYSRPVTSGVGTAVLDSLGLGHYPSTAMPGEVGNFAVAGHRQTHGQVLDAIHTLVPGDKIYVQTKDGYYSYVYRNNQIVLPDRVDVIAPVPTQPAAVPTERFLTMTSCNPRFGAEERIIAYAVMDSWQPLSAGPPAEIAPQVAHNAQGAG, encoded by the coding sequence ATGTCTCGCAGGGAAGCTCACGCTCCCGTGGGGTCGCACGGCGCCCGCAACCGCCGGCAGGGGCGCAGCCCCGGCCAATGGATTATCCAAATTCTTGGCGAGCTGCTTATTACCCTGGGGCTGCTCCTGGTCCTGTACGTGGTGTGGGAGCTCTGGTGGACCAACATCGACGCCAACCGCAAGCAGGACCAGGCTGTGGGCAACCTGTTCGCGGAGTTCGACGGCCCGGTGGAGCCGGTGCCGGAGCCGGCAGCGGACAATCCTGATTACGGAGACCCTGCGGTCCTTCCTGCCATCGAAGAGGAGGGCCGCACCTTTGCCGTGGTTTACATTCCGCGGTTCGGAGAGACTTACTCACGCCCGGTGACAAGCGGAGTGGGAACCGCGGTGCTGGATTCGCTGGGGCTGGGTCATTACCCCTCAACTGCGATGCCCGGTGAAGTGGGCAACTTTGCAGTGGCAGGACACCGCCAAACCCACGGGCAGGTACTTGACGCCATCCACACCCTGGTCCCGGGCGATAAAATTTATGTTCAGACCAAGGACGGCTATTACAGCTACGTCTACCGCAACAACCAAATTGTCCTGCCGGACCGGGTGGACGTGATCGCGCCGGTGCCGACGCAGCCGGCTGCGGTGCCCACCGAACGGTTCCTCACCATGACCAGCTGCAATCCCCGGTTCGGCGCCGAGGAACGCATCATTGCGTACGCGGTCATGGACTCGTGGCAGCCGCTCTCTGCCGGTCCCCCGGCAGAGATAGCACCCCAGGTTGCCCATAATGCCCAAGGAGCAGGCTAA
- a CDS encoding peptidylprolyl isomerase — protein MTAIPTAIATIHTSMGDIKVNLFGNHAPKTVKNFVGLATGEIEWTDPATGEKTSRPLYDGTIFHRIIKDFMIQGGDPLGRGTGGPGYQFDDEINPDLDFSTPYKLAMANAGIQMGRGTNGSQFFITSVPTTWLQGKHTIFGEVADDESRALVDQLNAVATDMRDKPAEDVVINSITVEQL, from the coding sequence ATGACTGCTATTCCTACCGCAATTGCGACCATCCACACGTCCATGGGCGACATCAAGGTGAACCTCTTCGGCAACCATGCGCCCAAGACCGTCAAGAACTTTGTTGGCCTGGCCACCGGTGAAATCGAGTGGACCGACCCGGCGACGGGTGAGAAGACCAGCCGCCCGCTGTATGACGGCACCATCTTCCACCGCATCATCAAGGACTTCATGATCCAGGGCGGCGATCCTCTGGGCCGCGGCACCGGCGGACCGGGCTACCAGTTCGATGACGAGATCAACCCGGACCTGGACTTCTCCACCCCGTACAAGCTGGCCATGGCGAACGCCGGAATCCAGATGGGCCGCGGAACCAACGGTTCACAGTTCTTCATCACTTCGGTCCCGACCACCTGGCTCCAGGGCAAGCACACCATCTTCGGCGAGGTAGCCGACGACGAATCACGCGCCCTGGTCGACCAGCTCAACGCAGTCGCCACCGATATGCGCGACAAGCCGGCCGAAGACGTTGTCATCAACAGCATCACCGTCGAACAGCTCTAA
- a CDS encoding DMT family transporter, whose protein sequence is MIVLLAVIGVLGVSASGPIMAATAAPALAIAFWRNALGAVIMGVPTALRNPGGFTRLSRTEAKWTFIASLALALHFACFITSLKLTSVAAATALVCLQAGWIALFNLCRGIHVAPRVLAGLGAALAGVVVITGFDLTLSREAALGDLLAVAGGALAGLYTIAGGKARATMSTGTYTSLCYGLCSLILLLLCAVFGQPVVSFTPQAWLGILAVTLVAQILGHSVFNHLLAVISPLVVSMIILLEIPGAAILAAVFLGEQLPAGTYGGLALILAGLAVVVTGQGRKAARTGALPPAPPALGGDVEN, encoded by the coding sequence GTGATCGTTTTACTCGCCGTGATCGGCGTCCTGGGTGTATCAGCCTCCGGCCCCATCATGGCGGCAACGGCTGCGCCGGCTCTGGCCATTGCCTTCTGGCGCAACGCCCTGGGCGCGGTGATCATGGGAGTTCCCACGGCACTGCGCAATCCCGGCGGATTTACCCGGCTCTCCCGGACCGAGGCCAAGTGGACCTTCATCGCCTCGCTCGCACTCGCTCTGCACTTCGCCTGCTTCATCACCTCCCTCAAACTGACCTCCGTTGCAGCAGCAACAGCGCTGGTCTGCCTTCAAGCGGGCTGGATAGCCCTCTTCAACCTGTGCCGGGGCATCCACGTTGCACCACGCGTGCTCGCCGGGCTGGGAGCGGCGCTGGCCGGCGTCGTTGTCATTACCGGCTTTGACCTCACGCTTTCCCGTGAAGCAGCCCTGGGGGATCTGCTGGCCGTCGCCGGCGGAGCATTGGCGGGCCTGTACACCATCGCCGGAGGCAAGGCCCGGGCCACCATGAGCACCGGAACCTACACCTCCCTCTGCTACGGCCTGTGCTCGCTGATCCTGCTCCTCCTGTGCGCCGTCTTCGGGCAGCCCGTGGTGTCTTTCACGCCCCAGGCGTGGCTCGGGATCCTGGCCGTGACCCTGGTGGCCCAGATCCTGGGGCACAGCGTCTTCAACCACCTGCTGGCCGTCATATCGCCGCTGGTCGTTTCCATGATCATTCTGCTGGAAATCCCCGGGGCAGCCATTCTTGCCGCTGTGTTCCTCGGAGAACAACTGCCGGCGGGGACGTACGGGGGCCTGGCGCTTATCCTCGCGGGCCTCGCCGTGGTGGTCACGGGCCAGGGGCGCAAAGCTGCCCGCACGGGCGCTCTGCCGCCGGCACCCCCCGCACTGGGCGGAGATGTCGAGAACTAG
- a CDS encoding aminodeoxychorismate/anthranilate synthase component II yields the protein MSTIRILVVDNYDSFVYTLVGYLQQLGAETTVVRNDDVSLPEAIELASARDGVLVSPGPGAPAEAGVCVDLIRWCGENSKPMLGICLGHQALAEAYGGTVTHAPELMHGKTSSVRHEGTDVFRGLPSPVTATRYHSLAAVADTIPGDLEVTARTDSGIIMGLKHISAPLSGVQFHPESVLTEGGYQMLGNWLESLGLAGAAEHAATLSPLMSTTRENSPH from the coding sequence ATGAGCACCATCCGCATTCTGGTCGTCGACAACTACGACAGCTTTGTCTACACGCTGGTGGGATATCTGCAGCAGCTTGGAGCCGAAACCACAGTGGTGCGCAACGACGACGTGAGTCTGCCGGAAGCGATCGAACTGGCCTCCGCCCGCGACGGTGTTCTGGTATCACCGGGCCCCGGAGCACCTGCCGAAGCAGGGGTGTGCGTCGATTTGATCCGCTGGTGCGGAGAAAACAGCAAACCCATGCTGGGCATCTGTTTGGGACACCAGGCTCTGGCCGAGGCATACGGGGGCACCGTTACCCATGCCCCGGAACTGATGCACGGCAAGACGTCTTCGGTCCGGCACGAGGGCACAGATGTGTTCCGCGGTCTGCCCAGTCCTGTGACAGCAACGCGCTACCACTCACTGGCCGCTGTCGCCGACACCATTCCCGGGGACCTCGAGGTCACGGCACGGACGGACAGCGGCATCATTATGGGCCTGAAACATATCTCGGCTCCCCTGTCAGGCGTTCAATTCCACCCCGAATCCGTCCTGACCGAGGGCGGATACCAGATGCTGGGCAACTGGCTGGAAAGCCTGGGTTTGGCCGGAGCTGCAGAGCATGCCGCTACCCTCAGCCCTTTGATGTCCACGACACGGGAAAACTCCCCGCACTGA
- the pknB gene encoding Stk1 family PASTA domain-containing Ser/Thr kinase: MSAEFLKGHPTLNTERVLNDRYEIGELIGRGGMADVYLGRDIRLGRSVAIKVLRPDLARDPLFQSRFRREAQAVAGLNHPAVVSVYDTGDQESPGASPEDVRLPFIVMEYVPGRTIRELVKSGEITTEKAVDYALGVLSALEYSHRSGIVHRDIKPANVMVTSDGGVKVMDFGIARAMADSAATMTQTQAVIGTAQYLSPEQARGETVDARSDLYSAACLLFEMLAGRPPFIGDSPVSVAYQHVREVPPAASSFNPEIPAALDAVLKRGLAKDRADRYQDAHEFREALLRARSGAPAADDPSPATHPTEALTVSPAKRRAVDVSPIEDEPRTRAMARVQSGGPLTTAPDEAGNHDGDMPAALAIGNTGDRDPDQKARRRAWITTLIIVLILLLGAGSVMAYNMLNPKETAPVTKVMPNVQSKTQTDALNIIMDAGFGPPTIEPQYSDTVKAGLAIGTEPEGGTDVPVDRKVTLFISQGPSTVVIPDLAGKTEPEARDTLRSLGLQGGTTNEANSATVAAGRVLSTTPATGASVPPGTTVDLVLSTGNVTVPDLVGSPLENAQIILADPTLQLTFTVNEVESALVEPGIVMEQSIPAGMDVEQGATISLTVAKAPAEPTKEPSPSTTASPDPSPSEPAKKKKDD, encoded by the coding sequence ATGAGCGCTGAATTCCTTAAAGGACACCCCACACTGAACACAGAACGGGTACTCAACGACCGTTACGAGATCGGCGAGCTCATTGGGCGCGGCGGCATGGCTGACGTGTACCTGGGCCGTGACATCAGGCTGGGCCGTTCCGTTGCCATTAAGGTTCTGCGCCCTGATCTCGCCCGCGATCCGCTTTTCCAGTCCAGGTTCAGGCGTGAGGCCCAGGCCGTCGCAGGACTGAACCACCCCGCCGTCGTCAGCGTCTACGACACCGGTGATCAGGAATCCCCCGGAGCCTCTCCCGAGGATGTGCGCCTGCCCTTCATCGTGATGGAGTATGTCCCGGGCCGCACTATCCGGGAGCTGGTCAAGAGCGGCGAAATCACCACCGAAAAGGCGGTCGATTACGCCCTCGGAGTCCTTTCCGCACTGGAATACAGCCACCGGTCAGGAATCGTGCACCGGGACATCAAACCCGCCAACGTCATGGTGACCTCCGACGGCGGCGTCAAGGTCATGGATTTCGGGATCGCCCGGGCCATGGCTGACTCCGCTGCCACCATGACGCAGACCCAGGCGGTTATCGGCACCGCGCAGTATCTGTCGCCGGAACAGGCCCGCGGAGAAACCGTGGATGCCCGCAGCGACCTGTACTCGGCTGCCTGCCTGCTCTTTGAAATGCTCGCGGGACGTCCGCCTTTCATCGGCGACAGTCCGGTCTCCGTGGCGTACCAGCATGTCCGGGAAGTCCCGCCGGCAGCCAGCAGCTTCAACCCGGAGATACCGGCGGCACTTGATGCCGTACTCAAACGCGGCCTGGCCAAGGACCGTGCTGACCGTTACCAGGACGCCCACGAGTTCCGCGAGGCGCTCCTACGCGCCCGGAGCGGGGCTCCTGCCGCCGATGATCCGTCCCCTGCCACCCATCCGACCGAGGCACTGACAGTGTCCCCCGCCAAACGTCGCGCCGTGGATGTCAGCCCGATTGAGGACGAACCCAGGACCCGGGCCATGGCCCGGGTCCAGTCCGGCGGACCGCTCACCACTGCTCCGGACGAGGCAGGCAACCACGACGGCGATATGCCGGCGGCACTGGCCATCGGCAACACCGGAGACCGGGATCCGGACCAGAAGGCCCGGCGCCGGGCATGGATCACCACGCTGATCATTGTTCTGATTCTTCTGCTCGGAGCCGGTTCGGTGATGGCCTACAACATGCTCAATCCCAAGGAAACCGCACCGGTAACCAAGGTGATGCCCAACGTCCAGTCCAAGACGCAGACAGATGCCCTGAACATCATCATGGACGCCGGCTTTGGGCCGCCCACCATCGAGCCGCAGTACAGCGACACAGTGAAGGCCGGCCTGGCCATCGGAACCGAGCCCGAGGGCGGTACCGATGTTCCGGTGGACCGCAAGGTCACCCTGTTCATCTCGCAGGGGCCGTCAACGGTCGTGATTCCGGACCTGGCCGGGAAGACCGAGCCGGAAGCCCGGGATACCCTCCGATCCCTTGGTCTGCAGGGCGGAACCACAAACGAAGCCAACAGCGCCACGGTGGCCGCCGGCAGGGTCCTGTCCACCACTCCCGCCACCGGGGCATCCGTCCCGCCGGGAACCACGGTGGATCTCGTGCTGTCCACCGGCAATGTGACGGTCCCGGATCTGGTGGGGTCCCCGCTGGAGAACGCGCAGATCATCTTGGCGGATCCGACCCTGCAGCTGACCTTCACCGTCAACGAGGTCGAGAGCGCTTTGGTGGAGCCGGGCATCGTGATGGAGCAGAGTATTCCCGCCGGCATGGACGTCGAGCAGGGCGCCACGATCTCCCTGACAGTGGCAAAGGCGCCCGCGGAACCCACTAAGGAGCCTTCGCCGAGCACCACCGCTTCCCCGGATCCTTCGCCGTCCGAACCGGCGAAAAAGAAGAAGGACGACTAA
- a CDS encoding cell division protein CrgA: MPESKSRKKPAAAPPAAKASSAPKPNPVWYKPVMFGLMIIGLLWIIVFYISQGAYPVPALGGGNILVGFGIAIVGFLMTTRWR, translated from the coding sequence GTGCCCGAGTCCAAGTCCCGCAAGAAACCCGCAGCTGCACCGCCCGCCGCCAAGGCCTCGTCAGCTCCGAAGCCGAATCCGGTCTGGTACAAGCCCGTCATGTTTGGCCTGATGATTATTGGCCTGCTGTGGATTATCGTCTTCTACATTTCCCAGGGTGCCTATCCGGTTCCGGCGCTCGGCGGCGGCAATATCCTGGTGGGATTCGGCATTGCCATTGTTGGCTTCCTGATGACCACGCGCTGGCGCTGA
- a CDS encoding rhomboid family intramembrane serine protease yields MGIQCADCFSESRRQSPAYRTPYGGKVSTGKPVVTITLMVICGIFFAIQFFYPPFTYELWYAPLYTGIEPWRMLSSAFLHSPSGILHIAFNLYALWFLGQGLEPALGRLRFALLYLVSALGGSVGVLLLSPINQPVVGASGAIFGLFGALLVVLLQRRASVRSVLILLAVNFALGFFVPNIAWQAHLGGLLTGIACAAVLVYAPKGKNRNLVQFGGLASIVVFLCIISAVLAAAKGLI; encoded by the coding sequence GTGGGCATCCAGTGTGCGGACTGCTTTTCGGAAAGCCGGCGCCAGTCACCTGCCTACCGCACCCCCTACGGCGGAAAGGTCTCCACTGGAAAGCCGGTAGTCACCATCACCCTGATGGTCATCTGCGGCATCTTCTTCGCCATCCAGTTCTTCTACCCGCCGTTCACCTACGAGCTCTGGTACGCACCGCTGTACACCGGAATCGAGCCCTGGCGGATGCTGTCCTCAGCGTTCCTGCACTCCCCTTCCGGAATACTGCACATAGCCTTCAATCTCTACGCCCTCTGGTTCCTGGGCCAGGGACTGGAGCCGGCGCTGGGCAGGTTACGTTTCGCTCTGCTGTATCTCGTGTCCGCACTGGGCGGATCGGTGGGCGTGCTGCTGCTCAGCCCCATCAACCAGCCGGTTGTTGGTGCATCGGGGGCCATCTTTGGCCTCTTTGGCGCCCTGCTGGTGGTGCTGCTGCAGCGCCGGGCCAGCGTGCGAAGCGTGCTGATCCTGCTGGCGGTCAACTTTGCGCTGGGATTCTTTGTGCCCAATATTGCGTGGCAGGCGCACCTGGGCGGATTGCTGACAGGTATCGCCTGCGCGGCGGTCCTGGTCTACGCGCCCAAGGGGAAGAACCGGAACCTCGTGCAGTTTGGCGGCCTGGCCTCAATCGTGGTGTTCCTATGTATTATTTCCGCGGTGCTGGCGGCAGCCAAGGGTCTTATCTGA